A window from Streptomyces sp. NBC_00335 encodes these proteins:
- a CDS encoding aldehyde dehydrogenase family protein, with product MSIFEDLAHQYIDGEWLAGTGSWDIIDVNPYNGEKLAAITVATVEQVDQAYRAAERAQKDWAATSPYTRRAVLERALRITEEREKEIVEAMIDELGGTRPKAEYEVHLAKEFIREAMQLAVRPEGRILPSPVEGKENRIQRLPVGVVAVISPFNFPFLVTLKSVAPALALGNAVVIKPNQNAPVVGGGVIAKIFEEAGLPAGLLNVLVTDIAEIGDALLTHPVPKVISFAGSDRVGRHVGAVAARHFKRTVLELSGNSALVVLDDADLDYAVDAAVFSRFVYQGQVCMAANRILVDASVAEEFTEKFTTRVRALKTGDPHEADTHIGPLINSFQADALTALVDRAVEAGAQALVRGSTRGNLVEPTVLAGLAEDSPLLGQEIFGPVALLVVFDGEDEAVRLTNATPYGLSGAVHTRDVERGVRFAKRIETGMIHVNDSTIGDEPLAAFGGEKASGMGRLNGEATIEAFTTQKWISVQHGRTQFPF from the coding sequence ATGTCCATATTCGAGGACCTGGCTCACCAGTACATCGACGGCGAATGGCTGGCCGGAACCGGGTCGTGGGACATCATCGACGTCAACCCGTACAACGGGGAGAAGCTCGCGGCCATCACCGTGGCCACCGTCGAGCAGGTCGACCAGGCCTACCGGGCGGCCGAGCGCGCCCAGAAGGACTGGGCCGCCACCAGCCCCTACACCAGACGAGCCGTCCTGGAACGCGCCCTGCGGATCACCGAGGAGCGCGAGAAGGAGATCGTCGAGGCGATGATCGACGAGCTCGGCGGGACCCGTCCCAAGGCCGAGTACGAGGTCCACCTCGCCAAGGAGTTCATCCGCGAGGCCATGCAGCTGGCCGTCCGCCCCGAGGGCCGCATCCTGCCCTCGCCGGTCGAGGGCAAGGAGAACCGGATCCAGCGCCTGCCCGTCGGGGTCGTCGCCGTGATCAGCCCCTTCAACTTCCCCTTCCTGGTCACCCTGAAGTCGGTCGCCCCGGCCCTGGCGCTGGGCAACGCGGTGGTCATCAAGCCGAACCAGAACGCGCCCGTCGTCGGCGGCGGGGTCATCGCCAAGATCTTCGAGGAAGCGGGCCTGCCCGCCGGCCTGCTCAACGTGCTCGTCACCGACATCGCCGAGATAGGCGACGCGCTCCTGACGCACCCCGTCCCCAAGGTCATCTCCTTCGCCGGCTCCGACCGGGTCGGCCGGCACGTCGGCGCGGTCGCCGCCCGCCACTTCAAGCGGACCGTCCTGGAACTGAGCGGCAACAGCGCGCTCGTCGTCCTCGACGACGCCGACCTCGACTACGCGGTGGACGCGGCCGTCTTCAGCCGCTTCGTCTACCAGGGCCAGGTCTGCATGGCCGCCAACCGGATCCTGGTCGACGCCTCGGTCGCCGAGGAGTTCACCGAGAAGTTCACCACCCGCGTGCGCGCCCTGAAGACCGGCGACCCGCACGAGGCCGACACCCACATCGGCCCGCTCATCAACTCCTTCCAGGCCGACGCCCTCACCGCGCTCGTCGACCGCGCCGTCGAGGCCGGCGCACAGGCGCTCGTACGGGGCTCTACGCGCGGCAACCTGGTCGAGCCCACCGTGCTCGCCGGGCTCGCCGAGGACTCCCCGCTGCTCGGCCAGGAGATCTTCGGTCCCGTCGCCCTCCTCGTCGTCTTCGACGGCGAGGACGAGGCGGTGCGCCTCACCAACGCGACCCCGTACGGACTCAGCGGCGCCGTCCACACCCGGGACGTGGAGCGCGGGGTCCGCTTCGCCAAGCGCATCGAGACCGGCATGATCCACGTCAACGACTCCACCATCGGCGACGAGCCGCTCGCGGCGTTCGGCGGGGAGAAGGCCTCCGGCATGGGCCGCCTCAACGGCGAGGCCACCATCGAGGCCTTCACCACCCAGAAGTGGATCTCGGTCCAGCACGGCCGGACGCAGTTCCCGTTCTAG
- a CDS encoding RNA-guided endonuclease InsQ/TnpB family protein — protein MKVVAQVKLMPDAAQASGLSATLRMVNERANWVSFVAFEHGVPREYELRKHTYAELKASGLGAQAAQHTIKKVCDAYATLKANIRAGNLGRPGSKRRLKVESKPVTFRPEAAHPYDDRCLSWQFDARTVSIWTTAGRLKEVRFACSADALKLLREYRKGESDLIERDGVFYLIAVCEIPEAPVNENPSGFIGVDLGIVNIATTSTRYRAAGRGVNRHRKRQSELRRKLQAKGTRSAKRRLKQRGRKEARHAANINHIISKKIVTTAERTGRGIALEDLTGIRDRVRLRKDQRAPLHVWSFHQLGQFIAYKARRAGVPLVYVDPAYTSQQCSECGHIDRRNRVDQATFVCRACGVIMHADDNASHNLARKGEAVWTAGRESRVPATP, from the coding sequence GTGAAGGTTGTTGCCCAGGTGAAGCTGATGCCGGATGCCGCGCAGGCATCCGGGCTGTCAGCGACCCTGCGCATGGTCAACGAACGGGCCAACTGGGTGTCCTTCGTGGCGTTCGAGCACGGTGTGCCGCGTGAGTACGAACTGCGGAAGCACACCTACGCTGAGCTGAAGGCCTCCGGTCTCGGGGCGCAGGCCGCGCAGCACACGATCAAGAAGGTGTGCGATGCGTACGCCACGCTGAAGGCGAACATCCGGGCCGGAAATCTCGGCAGGCCCGGTTCGAAGCGCCGGCTGAAGGTGGAGTCGAAGCCGGTCACGTTCCGGCCCGAGGCCGCCCATCCGTACGACGACCGGTGCCTGTCCTGGCAGTTCGACGCGCGGACCGTCAGTATCTGGACCACGGCGGGGCGGCTCAAGGAAGTTCGTTTCGCCTGCTCCGCGGACGCGCTCAAGTTGCTCCGCGAGTACCGCAAGGGCGAGTCGGACCTGATCGAGCGCGACGGCGTGTTCTACCTGATCGCGGTGTGCGAGATCCCCGAGGCCCCGGTCAACGAGAACCCGTCCGGGTTTATCGGTGTGGATCTCGGCATCGTCAACATCGCCACCACGTCCACCCGCTACCGGGCTGCCGGGCGCGGTGTGAATCGGCACCGCAAGCGGCAGTCGGAACTCCGCCGCAAGTTGCAGGCAAAGGGCACCCGGTCCGCGAAGCGGCGCCTGAAGCAGCGCGGCCGCAAAGAGGCGCGGCACGCGGCGAACATCAACCACATCATCTCGAAGAAGATCGTCACCACCGCTGAACGCACCGGCCGTGGGATCGCCCTGGAAGACCTCACGGGCATCCGCGACCGGGTACGGCTCCGCAAGGACCAGCGGGCACCACTGCATGTGTGGAGCTTCCACCAGCTCGGCCAGTTCATCGCCTACAAGGCTCGGCGGGCCGGAGTGCCACTCGTGTACGTCGATCCGGCGTACACCAGCCAGCAGTGCTCCGAGTGTGGACACATCGACCGGAGGAACCGGGTCGATCAGGCAACGTTCGTGTGCCGCGCCTGCGGCGTCATCATGCACGCGGACGACAACGCGTCCCACAACCTCGCCCGCAAAGGCGAAGCCGTGTGGACCGCGGGGCGTGAGTCACGCGTCCCAGCCACCCCATAG
- a CDS encoding DUF2786 domain-containing protein — MRDIVDRACEAALYNQDDAGLDAGASVLVAEGDRWGGVGQALLARGEAYLRQAWERGWRPADVLRLVRRDLEQPHLRITEDLIAAEARRYARLPERWTEAEAWWGDDPQYGERLVQRERTDRFSLAGAVLEVFRLLIRLPSIEPVGPLPGDPADVLEHAHIEPRMLGRIRALLAKAEATTFPEEAEALSAKAQELMARHTVDAALLAVKSGSTQIPGACRIGVEAPYEEAKAVLLDAVAGANRCRSVWNSAYEFSTVVGFESDLEAVELLYTSLLVQGTAAMTRAEAGQRAGGRKRTKTFRQSFLLAYASRLGQRLAETAEHTVADTVAEAPGNLPALVARDVAVTSRAEEMFPRTTTTRLRGATDLAGWEDGTAAADRAHVANAGRASLRP, encoded by the coding sequence GTGAGAGACATCGTCGACCGGGCCTGTGAGGCCGCGCTGTACAACCAGGACGACGCCGGGCTGGATGCCGGGGCGTCGGTGCTCGTTGCCGAGGGGGACCGGTGGGGCGGGGTCGGGCAGGCGCTGCTCGCGCGCGGGGAGGCGTACCTGCGGCAGGCCTGGGAGCGCGGGTGGCGCCCGGCCGACGTGCTGCGGCTCGTACGCCGGGACCTGGAGCAGCCGCACCTGCGGATCACCGAGGACCTGATCGCCGCCGAGGCCCGGCGGTACGCGCGGCTGCCCGAGCGGTGGACCGAGGCCGAGGCGTGGTGGGGGGACGACCCCCAGTACGGGGAGCGGCTGGTCCAGCGGGAGCGCACCGACCGCTTCAGCCTCGCCGGGGCCGTCCTGGAGGTGTTCCGGCTGCTGATCCGGCTGCCGTCCATCGAACCGGTCGGGCCGCTGCCGGGTGACCCCGCCGACGTACTCGAACACGCGCACATCGAGCCCCGCATGCTCGGGCGGATCCGGGCGCTGCTCGCGAAGGCCGAGGCGACCACCTTCCCGGAGGAGGCGGAGGCGCTCAGCGCCAAGGCGCAGGAGCTCATGGCCCGGCACACCGTGGACGCGGCCCTGCTCGCGGTGAAGTCGGGCAGCACGCAGATACCCGGCGCCTGCCGGATCGGCGTCGAGGCCCCGTACGAGGAGGCCAAGGCGGTGCTGCTCGACGCGGTGGCGGGCGCGAACCGCTGCCGGTCCGTGTGGAACAGCGCCTACGAGTTCTCCACCGTCGTCGGCTTCGAGAGCGACCTGGAGGCGGTGGAACTGCTGTACACCTCCCTGCTCGTCCAGGGCACCGCTGCGATGACCCGCGCGGAGGCCGGGCAGCGGGCGGGCGGGCGCAAGCGCACCAAGACCTTCCGGCAGTCCTTCCTCCTGGCCTACGCGAGCCGGCTCGGCCAGCGGCTCGCGGAGACGGCCGAGCACACGGTGGCCGACACCGTGGCCGAGGCCCCCGGCAACCTGCCGGCCCTCGTAGCCCGGGACGTGGCGGTCACCTCGCGGGCCGAGGAGATGTTCCCGCGGACCACGACGACCCGGCTGCGCGGGGCGACCGACCTCGCGGGGTGGGAGGACGGCACGGCTGCCGCCGACCGGGCGCACGTGGCGAACGCCGGCCGCGCCTCCCTCCGGCCGTAG
- a CDS encoding DUF397 domain-containing protein, giving the protein MDHAYNGMAAAELDGVTWQKSRHSNSQGSCVEFAKLPGGDVAMRNSRFPDGPALVYTPAEIEALLLGVKDGEFDHLIS; this is encoded by the coding sequence GTGGACCACGCGTACAACGGGATGGCAGCTGCAGAGCTTGACGGGGTGACCTGGCAGAAGAGCAGACACAGCAACTCGCAAGGTTCCTGTGTGGAGTTCGCGAAACTGCCCGGAGGTGACGTTGCGATGCGCAACTCGCGGTTTCCGGACGGACCGGCACTCGTGTACACGCCGGCCGAGATAGAAGCGCTGCTGCTGGGTGTCAAGGACGGCGAGTTCGACCACCTGATCAGCTGA
- a CDS encoding ATP-binding protein, protein MGTNGSTMLEPLRQGLPPVDPTAVSGSASCALPARLEAVRGARTFTRSTLSQWGLDDRFDDVALVVSELVTNALRHALPDDVLPAAGESEPPVRLHLMRWSTRLVCAVRDPSEDRPGGSFAPEATERNCDLESGRGLFLVDSYSDSWGWHPLAGRLTGKVVWALFTLQESA, encoded by the coding sequence ATGGGGACGAATGGATCGACCATGCTCGAGCCGTTACGGCAGGGGCTTCCCCCGGTCGACCCCACGGCTGTCTCCGGGTCCGCGTCCTGCGCCCTTCCCGCCCGCCTCGAAGCGGTGCGAGGTGCACGCACCTTCACGCGTTCCACCCTTTCCCAGTGGGGCCTCGACGACCGGTTCGACGACGTGGCACTGGTCGTCTCCGAACTCGTCACCAACGCGCTGCGCCATGCCCTCCCGGACGACGTCCTGCCGGCCGCGGGCGAGAGCGAGCCGCCGGTGCGCCTGCACCTGATGCGGTGGAGCACCCGGCTGGTGTGCGCGGTGCGCGACCCCAGCGAGGACCGGCCCGGCGGGAGCTTCGCGCCGGAGGCCACCGAGCGCAACTGCGACCTGGAGTCGGGGCGCGGACTCTTCCTCGTCGACTCCTACAGCGACAGCTGGGGCTGGCATCCGCTCGCGGGGCGGCTGACCGGCAAGGTGGTCTGGGCGCTGTTCACGCTCCAGGAGTCAGCTTGA
- a CDS encoding bifunctional 3'-5' exonuclease/DNA polymerase, with protein sequence MSDRTPRWALAEDGDARWHAAPLPGPDGPTDGARVTTTDPAEAIRAAPAGTRWVWRSTQAVYPRLLAAGARVDRCHDIEDAELLLLAHEGRLGEPRSAAAAWARLTNAPVPPDPPQRAAEPGSQHSLFDPQPAPVPLDALVAVHADQAKRLDATAHPDRMRLLVASESAAFLVAAEMNRAGLPWRADVHRALLTELLGERYAGRGQPRRLAELADEVSAAFGRRVRPELAADVIKAFAEAGIKLKSTRRWEIQDLEHPAVEPLLAFKKLYRIYTAHGWSWLADWVHDGRFRPEFIPGGTFTGRWVTNGGGALQIPKVIRRAVVADPGWRLVVADADQMEPRVLAAISRDPAFMEVAGRPEDLYTSISRQGFSGDRDMAKIAVLGAVYGQTSGDGLKNLAALRRRFPRAVAYVDDAAKAGEEGRLVRTWLGRTCPPPADPEEAEEAPDGYVPSYASTDARARGRFTRNFVVQGSAADWALLLLAALRRSLAEAGMRAELVFFQHDEVIVHCPEEEAQAVAAAIREAGDLAGRITFGDTPVRFPFSTAVVECYADAK encoded by the coding sequence ATGAGCGATCGCACCCCTCGGTGGGCCCTCGCCGAGGACGGCGACGCCCGCTGGCACGCCGCGCCCCTCCCCGGTCCCGACGGGCCCACGGACGGAGCCCGTGTCACCACCACCGACCCCGCCGAGGCGATCCGCGCCGCCCCCGCCGGCACCCGCTGGGTCTGGCGCTCCACACAGGCCGTCTACCCCCGGCTCCTCGCCGCCGGAGCCCGCGTGGACCGCTGCCACGACATCGAGGACGCCGAGCTGCTGCTGCTCGCCCACGAGGGCCGCCTCGGCGAGCCCCGCTCGGCGGCCGCCGCCTGGGCCCGCCTGACGAACGCCCCCGTACCGCCCGATCCCCCGCAGCGCGCGGCGGAGCCCGGCAGCCAGCACTCGCTCTTCGACCCCCAGCCCGCCCCCGTACCGCTCGACGCCCTCGTCGCCGTCCACGCCGACCAGGCGAAGCGGCTCGACGCCACCGCCCACCCCGACCGGATGCGGCTGCTGGTGGCTTCCGAGTCGGCGGCCTTCCTGGTCGCCGCCGAGATGAACCGCGCGGGCCTGCCCTGGCGGGCCGACGTCCACCGGGCCCTGCTCACCGAGCTGCTCGGCGAGCGGTACGCGGGCCGCGGCCAGCCCCGCCGGCTCGCCGAGCTGGCCGACGAGGTCTCGGCGGCGTTCGGGCGCCGCGTACGGCCCGAGCTGGCCGCCGACGTCATCAAGGCCTTCGCGGAGGCCGGGATCAAGCTCAAGTCCACCCGCCGCTGGGAGATCCAGGACCTGGAACACCCCGCGGTGGAGCCGCTGCTCGCGTTCAAGAAGCTGTACCGGATCTACACCGCCCACGGCTGGTCCTGGCTCGCGGACTGGGTCCACGACGGCCGTTTCCGCCCCGAGTTCATCCCCGGCGGCACCTTCACCGGCCGCTGGGTCACCAACGGCGGCGGGGCCCTGCAGATCCCCAAGGTGATCCGCCGGGCGGTCGTCGCCGATCCCGGCTGGCGGCTCGTGGTGGCCGACGCCGACCAGATGGAGCCCCGGGTGCTCGCCGCGATCTCCCGGGACCCCGCCTTCATGGAGGTGGCCGGCCGCCCCGAGGACCTGTACACCTCCATCTCCCGCCAGGGCTTCTCCGGCGACCGCGACATGGCCAAGATCGCCGTCCTCGGCGCGGTGTACGGGCAGACCTCCGGGGACGGCCTGAAGAACCTTGCCGCGCTGCGCCGCCGCTTCCCCCGGGCCGTGGCCTACGTGGACGACGCCGCGAAGGCGGGCGAGGAGGGCCGGCTCGTACGGACCTGGCTGGGCCGGACCTGCCCGCCCCCGGCCGATCCGGAGGAGGCGGAGGAGGCCCCCGACGGCTATGTCCCCAGCTACGCCTCCACCGACGCCCGGGCGCGCGGCCGCTTCACCCGCAACTTCGTCGTGCAGGGCAGCGCCGCGGACTGGGCGCTGCTCCTGCTCGCCGCCCTGCGCCGGTCCCTCGCGGAGGCGGGGATGCGGGCCGAGCTGGTCTTCTTCCAGCACGACGAGGTCATCGTCCACTGCCCCGAGGAGGAGGCGCAGGCCGTGGCCGCGGCCATCCGCGAGGCGGGCGACCTGGCCGGCCGCATCACCTTCGGCGACACCCCGGTCCGCTTCCCCTTCAGCACGGCGGTGGTCGAGTGCTACGCGGACGCCAAATAG
- a CDS encoding helix-turn-helix domain-containing protein: MTAEASGSVVRRILLGSQLRRLRESRGITREAAGYSIRASESKISRLELGRVSFKARDVEDLLTLYGVTDGAERESLLGLVREANVAGWWHSYGDVLPGWFQTYVGLEGAASLIRIYEVQFVHGLLQTEAYAQAVVSRGMPGAGRAEIDRRVALRLERQKVLVSENAPVFHAVLDEAALRRPYGDRDVMRGQLEHLIEISQRPNVHLQVMPFSFGGHAGESGAFTLLRFPESDLQDVVYLEQLTSALYLDKDEEVKQYERAMVRLQSDCPDPDKTRDLLRGLLQLS; this comes from the coding sequence GTGACCGCAGAAGCCAGTGGTTCTGTGGTGCGCCGCATCCTCCTGGGCTCCCAGCTCAGGCGACTCCGAGAATCCCGCGGCATCACCCGTGAGGCGGCCGGTTACTCGATCCGCGCATCCGAATCGAAGATCAGCCGCTTGGAGTTGGGAAGGGTGAGCTTCAAGGCCAGAGACGTAGAGGACCTCCTCACGCTCTACGGAGTCACGGACGGCGCGGAGCGGGAGTCCCTCCTGGGGCTGGTCCGCGAGGCCAACGTGGCCGGCTGGTGGCACAGCTACGGAGATGTCCTGCCGGGCTGGTTCCAGACGTACGTGGGTCTGGAAGGCGCCGCCTCCCTCATCCGCATCTACGAAGTCCAGTTCGTGCACGGCCTGTTGCAGACCGAGGCCTACGCCCAGGCAGTGGTCAGCCGCGGCATGCCCGGCGCCGGCCGCGCCGAGATCGACCGCCGGGTCGCCCTGCGCCTGGAGCGCCAGAAGGTGCTGGTCTCCGAGAACGCCCCCGTCTTCCACGCCGTCCTCGACGAGGCCGCGCTGCGCCGCCCGTACGGCGACCGGGACGTGATGCGCGGTCAGCTGGAGCACCTCATCGAGATCTCGCAGCGGCCGAACGTGCACCTGCAGGTCATGCCCTTCTCCTTCGGCGGTCACGCCGGCGAGAGCGGCGCCTTCACCCTGCTGCGCTTCCCCGAGTCCGACCTCCAGGACGTCGTCTATCTGGAACAGCTCACCAGCGCCCTCTACCTCGACAAAGACGAGGAAGTGAAGCAGTACGAGCGCGCGATGGTGCGCCTCCAAAGCGACTGCCCGGACCCCGACAAGACCCGGGATCTCCTTCGCGGTCTGCTCCAACTGTCTTGA
- a CDS encoding winged helix-turn-helix transcriptional regulator — protein MSAGHTDVTGPGPALGPAPAPVVSCDDDCGIRDVLDRLGDKWSVLVVVQLAAGALRFNALQRSLEGVSQRMLTLTVRRLERDGLVRRTVYPTVPPQVEYELTALGHSLTHLVKGLADWSLAHRPQIAAARAEWDGEKAEQAGMPS, from the coding sequence ATGTCAGCAGGGCACACCGATGTAACCGGCCCCGGGCCTGCCCTCGGGCCTGCCCCCGCCCCCGTCGTCAGCTGCGACGACGACTGCGGGATCCGCGACGTCCTCGACCGGCTCGGCGACAAGTGGTCGGTCCTCGTCGTCGTCCAGCTCGCCGCCGGAGCCCTGCGGTTCAACGCCCTGCAGCGGTCCCTGGAGGGCGTCTCCCAGCGGATGCTGACCCTCACCGTCCGCCGCCTGGAGCGCGACGGACTCGTGCGGCGGACCGTGTATCCGACCGTGCCGCCGCAGGTCGAGTACGAGCTGACCGCGCTCGGCCACAGCCTGACGCACCTCGTGAAGGGCCTCGCCGACTGGTCCCTGGCCCACCGCCCGCAGATCGCGGCCGCCAGGGCCGAGTGGGACGGGGAGAAGGCGGAGCAGGCGGGCATGCCAAGCTGA
- a CDS encoding NAD(P)H-binding protein, whose translation MLLITGASGGLGSLVAQRLADRPDVRIGTRRPTGPSQVQVDFDVPPTLDFRGVDTLLLISAGYGEDDEVISRHEAAVTAAERDGVRHVVYTSLTKDGDHLPYALAHRWTERRLAASPSLAWTVLRNGLYAELLAALAAPGPDGRITAPLGRGRLAAVAREDLAEVAVRVSLDPAAHAGRVYELVGDQPLSGADLAAATDSVYAPATLAEARAALSAPGTAPFQPPMLVGTYSAIAADFLSTPDQGPLRTLLGHTPRSALETYKTSQQIQPSGV comes from the coding sequence ATGCTCTTGATCACCGGCGCTTCGGGCGGCCTCGGCTCCCTGGTCGCACAGCGGCTGGCGGACCGCCCGGACGTCCGCATCGGCACCCGCCGCCCCACCGGCCCCTCCCAGGTCCAGGTCGACTTCGACGTCCCGCCGACCCTGGACTTCCGGGGCGTGGACACCCTCCTGCTGATCTCCGCCGGCTACGGGGAGGACGACGAGGTGATCAGCCGTCACGAGGCGGCCGTCACGGCGGCCGAACGGGACGGGGTCCGCCACGTCGTCTACACGAGCCTCACGAAGGACGGCGACCACCTCCCCTACGCACTGGCCCACCGCTGGACGGAACGCCGCCTCGCCGCCTCGCCCTCCCTCGCCTGGACCGTCCTGCGCAACGGCCTGTACGCGGAGCTCCTGGCCGCCCTGGCCGCGCCCGGCCCCGACGGGCGGATCACCGCCCCGCTGGGCCGGGGCCGACTGGCCGCGGTGGCCCGCGAGGATCTGGCGGAGGTGGCGGTACGGGTGTCCCTCGACCCCGCCGCACACGCGGGCCGGGTGTACGAACTGGTGGGAGACCAGCCCCTGTCGGGCGCCGACCTGGCCGCCGCGACGGACTCCGTCTACGCCCCGGCCACCCTCGCCGAGGCCCGCGCGGCCCTCTCCGCCCCCGGAACGGCCCCCTTCCAGCCCCCGATGCTGGTCGGCACCTACTCGGCCATCGCCGCCGACTTCCTCTCCACCCCGGACCAGGGCCCCCTCCGCACCCTCCTGGGCCACACCCCACGCTCGGCCCTGGAGACCTACAAGACCTCCCAACAAATCCAGCCGTCCGGCGTTTGA
- a CDS encoding FUSC family protein — MSWVRALKDTARSGLRVERTRLQPLLALRAAVGLAIVIGLSLAFLGPGAAASSAFGAYMAAVATFQKSWRPRPVLALAAGLTLALSTFIGYLVGSSHTVAFLLLLAVWSFAAGLMWAAGPTAGMIASGNVAIMLVTVTLPTSVPQAAGHAAMIAAGGVVQALLIVLFPIRRWGAQRDALADALAAEADYARRLRQDPVASFDPQPLMRARDAATVTVRQSRRRPAELHGARGIAERIRPVLALLADPAVGAPAEGPGRDRARELLAAAGAVLDAAAHAIRRGEAVRLPGPDLAVLKAPDTADLLQGAALRAARRLAALLDDVLDTAEPGSGRTADPGESMLRPTLPALAPMVLAAVRAELHPGSPILRHAVRVTAVACAGYGIGHVLPLGHAYWAPMASVMVMRPDFTQTYTRAVARFGGTLVGVALATAVVQLAHPGMYVSGLLAVVSAGLMYTFMRTGYAVSMVFVSAYVVFLLGMGGLRWDQTVPDRVTLTLVGGVLAMISYAVYPAWETPRLRTRLADWVAANGRYAAAVLGQYADPAGARREDVRAALLAVRDARVAWQEAVDRASGEPVRHRGISGAAAEEAGRALAAMGRHAMLLEAHFPDRSRPPVPGAAELARALREATEAGAKAVRERRVPDWEGVRAALAEGDTPDPGVLRGAARQLLDSLEEVSDALRTPSRPGPGEGRHP, encoded by the coding sequence ATGAGCTGGGTCCGGGCGCTGAAGGACACCGCCCGATCCGGACTGCGGGTCGAGCGGACCCGGCTCCAACCCCTCCTCGCGCTCCGCGCCGCCGTCGGCCTGGCCATCGTCATCGGCCTGAGCCTCGCCTTCCTCGGGCCCGGCGCCGCCGCCAGTTCCGCCTTCGGCGCGTACATGGCGGCCGTCGCCACCTTCCAGAAGAGTTGGCGTCCCCGGCCCGTCCTCGCGCTCGCCGCCGGGCTGACCCTGGCCCTGTCCACCTTCATCGGCTACCTCGTCGGGTCCTCGCACACCGTGGCCTTCCTGCTGCTGCTCGCCGTGTGGAGCTTCGCGGCGGGGCTGATGTGGGCGGCCGGCCCCACCGCCGGCATGATCGCCTCCGGCAACGTCGCGATCATGCTGGTCACCGTCACCCTGCCCACCTCCGTGCCCCAGGCCGCCGGGCACGCCGCGATGATCGCCGCCGGCGGGGTGGTGCAGGCCCTGCTGATCGTCCTGTTCCCCATCCGCCGCTGGGGCGCGCAGCGCGACGCCCTGGCCGACGCCCTCGCCGCCGAGGCCGACTACGCCCGCCGCCTGCGCCAGGACCCCGTCGCCTCCTTCGACCCGCAGCCGCTGATGAGGGCGCGCGACGCCGCGACGGTGACGGTGCGCCAGTCCCGCCGCCGCCCCGCCGAGCTGCACGGCGCGCGGGGGATCGCGGAGCGGATCCGGCCGGTGCTGGCCCTGCTGGCCGACCCGGCGGTCGGGGCCCCGGCCGAGGGGCCGGGGCGGGACCGGGCACGGGAACTGCTCGCCGCGGCCGGGGCGGTGCTGGACGCCGCCGCGCACGCGATCCGGCGCGGTGAGGCGGTACGGCTGCCCGGGCCGGACCTCGCGGTGCTCAAGGCCCCCGACACCGCCGACCTGCTCCAGGGTGCCGCGCTGCGCGCCGCGCGCCGGCTCGCCGCCCTGCTGGACGACGTGCTCGACACCGCCGAACCGGGCTCCGGGCGCACCGCCGATCCCGGCGAGTCGATGCTGCGGCCCACCCTGCCGGCGCTCGCTCCGATGGTGCTGGCCGCCGTACGGGCCGAGCTGCACCCCGGCTCGCCGATCCTGCGGCACGCCGTGCGGGTCACCGCCGTGGCCTGCGCCGGCTACGGCATCGGCCACGTGCTGCCGCTCGGCCACGCCTACTGGGCGCCGATGGCCTCCGTCATGGTCATGCGGCCCGATTTCACGCAGACCTACACCCGCGCCGTCGCCCGCTTCGGCGGCACCCTGGTCGGAGTCGCCCTCGCGACGGCCGTGGTCCAGCTCGCGCACCCGGGGATGTACGTGTCCGGGCTGCTCGCCGTCGTCAGCGCGGGCCTGATGTACACCTTCATGCGCACCGGGTACGCCGTCTCGATGGTCTTCGTCTCCGCCTACGTGGTCTTCCTGCTCGGCATGGGCGGCCTGCGCTGGGACCAGACCGTGCCGGACCGCGTCACCCTCACCCTGGTCGGCGGGGTCCTCGCGATGATCTCCTACGCCGTCTACCCGGCCTGGGAGACCCCGCGCCTGCGGACCCGGCTGGCGGACTGGGTGGCGGCCAACGGGCGGTACGCGGCGGCCGTGCTCGGGCAGTACGCCGACCCGGCCGGGGCCCGGCGGGAGGACGTGCGGGCCGCCCTGCTGGCGGTGCGCGACGCCCGGGTCGCCTGGCAGGAGGCGGTGGACCGGGCCTCGGGGGAGCCGGTGCGCCACCGCGGGATCTCCGGCGCGGCCGCCGAGGAGGCGGGCCGGGCCCTGGCCGCGATGGGCCGTCACGCGATGCTGCTGGAGGCGCACTTCCCGGACCGGTCCCGCCCTCCGGTCCCCGGCGCGGCCGAGCTGGCCCGGGCGCTGCGCGAGGCGACGGAGGCGGGAGCGAAGGCGGTACGGGAGCGCCGGGTGCCCGACTGGGAGGGGGTCCGCGCGGCCCTGGCCGAGGGGGACACCCCCGATCCGGGCGTGCTGCGCGGGGCGGCGCGGCAGCTGCTGGACTCCCTGGAGGAGGTCTCCGACGCCCTGCGCACCCCGTCCCGTCCCGGGCCCGGGGAAGGTCGTCACCCTTAG